One window of the Capnocytophaga haemolytica genome contains the following:
- a CDS encoding phospholipase A — MKHLFISLALCSLTALQAQEKDTLSTEELPQPKSERIDLRIDNTLARVWELEPQYQQGTFRFTNYRPMYAMPFRYTDVPTEQPVSLNPERPVPEWRDYQHVEMKFQVSLKGKIIQDALFGKGDLWVAFTQQAYWQMYNGEISRPFREINYEPELMFTYPMKLSIGNLKLRMLGLSVNHQSNGKEAAHSRSWNRLILMGAMEYRSVGIGFRFWKRFYEKEKEDDNPHIQDYIGRCEFNIFIPFKRNVFNIRLLNNLRFDHNRGLAEVAWVYPLNRDLRILFQASHGYGDSLIDYNYKQTVLGVGLTFLNL; from the coding sequence ATGAAACACCTATTTATATCGCTTGCACTATGTAGCCTTACCGCTTTACAGGCACAAGAGAAAGACACTTTAAGCACTGAGGAGCTTCCGCAGCCTAAGAGTGAACGCATTGACCTTAGGATTGACAACACGCTGGCGCGGGTATGGGAGTTAGAGCCTCAATACCAGCAGGGGACGTTCCGCTTTACGAACTATCGCCCGATGTATGCGATGCCCTTTCGCTATACGGACGTTCCTACGGAGCAACCCGTAAGCCTCAATCCCGAGCGCCCTGTGCCTGAGTGGCGCGATTACCAGCACGTAGAGATGAAGTTTCAAGTGAGCCTCAAAGGGAAGATTATCCAAGATGCGCTCTTTGGCAAGGGCGACCTATGGGTGGCATTTACCCAGCAGGCGTATTGGCAGATGTACAATGGTGAGATTTCGCGTCCTTTTCGCGAAATCAACTACGAGCCTGAGTTGATGTTCACCTACCCGATGAAGCTCTCAATAGGCAACCTGAAACTACGAATGCTGGGGCTCTCAGTCAATCACCAGTCCAATGGTAAAGAGGCAGCGCACTCCCGCAGTTGGAACCGACTCATACTGATGGGGGCTATGGAGTACCGCAGCGTGGGGATAGGCTTTAGGTTTTGGAAGCGTTTTTACGAGAAAGAAAAAGAGGACGATAACCCTCATATTCAGGATTATATTGGGCGGTGTGAGTTTAACATCTTCATTCCTTTCAAGAGGAATGTCTTTAACATTCGGCTGCTTAACAATCTGCGGTTTGACCATAACCGAGGGTTGGCGGAGGTCGCTTGGGTATACCCCCTCAATCGCGACCTGCGCATTCTCTTTCAAGCCTCACACGGCTATGGCGACTCGCTCATCGACTACAACTACAAACAGACGGTGCTGGGTGTAGGATTAACTTTCTTGAATTTATAG
- the kdsB gene encoding 3-deoxy-manno-octulosonate cytidylyltransferase: MKTIAMIPARYGASRFPGKLLQNLAGKPVIVRTLEAVQRTGLFSEIYVVTDDDRIEEAVRAAGGAVLRSKKEHPSGSDRLAEASADLDVEVIVNVQGDEPFTERETLQKLLDIFAADKAGEVAVASLMAPLTDPEEIANPNNVKVVVNKAGDALYFSRAVIPYPRDGEVAITYYKHLGIYAYRKEALQAFTQLAPSPLERTEKLEQLRYLENGYTIRLAITDKATIGIDTPEDLERARAVFNE, translated from the coding sequence ATGAAGACAATAGCAATGATACCTGCGCGCTATGGGGCGAGTAGGTTTCCTGGAAAGCTGTTGCAGAATTTGGCGGGTAAGCCTGTGATTGTGCGTACCCTTGAGGCAGTGCAGCGCACGGGTCTTTTTAGTGAGATTTATGTAGTAACAGACGATGACCGCATTGAGGAGGCAGTGCGTGCGGCTGGGGGGGCAGTACTCCGTAGCAAGAAAGAGCACCCCAGCGGTTCAGATCGCCTGGCGGAGGCTTCGGCAGACTTAGATGTGGAGGTTATCGTAAATGTGCAGGGCGATGAGCCTTTTACGGAGCGGGAGACGCTGCAAAAGCTATTAGACATCTTCGCGGCTGACAAAGCAGGCGAGGTAGCTGTCGCCAGCCTTATGGCGCCACTCACCGACCCTGAGGAGATCGCTAACCCCAACAACGTAAAGGTAGTGGTGAACAAGGCGGGCGATGCACTCTACTTCTCGCGGGCGGTGATTCCTTATCCCCGCGATGGTGAAGTAGCTATCACCTACTACAAGCATTTGGGTATTTATGCCTATCGCAAGGAGGCGTTGCAAGCGTTTACGCAGCTCGCTCCTTCGCCCTTAGAACGTACCGAAAAGCTCGAACAGTTACGCTACTTAGAGAACGGCTATACCATACGCCTTGCCATAACAGATAAGGCTACTATCGGCATAGATACCCCAGAGGACTTGGAGCGCGCACGCGCAGTTTTTAATGAGTAA